In the Kribbella sp. NBC_00482 genome, one interval contains:
- a CDS encoding mycothiol transferase: protein MKCAGLSETPWTEETARHVGHLDIIRELIDGATGYTELG from the coding sequence ATGAAGTGCGCCGGGCTCAGTGAGACCCCGTGGACCGAGGAGACCGCCCGGCACGTCGGTCATCTGGACATCATCCGGGAGCTGATCGACGGCGCCACGGGGTACACCGAGCTGGGCTGA